The following coding sequences lie in one uncultured Mailhella sp. genomic window:
- a CDS encoding DNA topoisomerase 3 produces MRLFIAEKPNLGKAIARGLGGGRTEQGCIRCGDNIVTWCFGHLLEPAYPEAYCLEYAQWRREHLPIIPSSWKYVVKRTSKAQLDTIGKLLRDAASVVHAGDPDREGQLLVDEVLEHFRYRGPVFRIWLPSLDDRSVSIALGNITDNAANAPLRDAARARMMADWLVGINATRALTITGRENGRTEVLSLGRVQTPTLALVVARDREIAHFKPSDYFVLRASIIHPHGECSVTFVPSDSQDGLDSSGRLVDLAQVAAVLESVNGKEGTVLESLREKKTRPAPLPHCLSSLQKSASARLGMSAKRVLDVAQSLYEKKLTTYPRTDCRYLPEEQHGEAASILSRLAGVSGLEQLAGKADSRLKSTVWNTKKITAHHAIIPTGEPAESLAGEERALFLLIATAYCLQFHPPMRYEAQKIAVALGDTRWEASGRRLLEAGWTALSRDDDDSDEQEQELLPLMEQGDAVRCRNAESVRKKTSPPSRFSEGSLIDAMAHVHLLVKDGQAKATLKESKGLGTEATRANIIETLKERGYLVAEKKSIVSTPLGQEIIDLTPPALKDPITTAAWEDQLEAIAQGKGSLDAFLSEQKRLLPTLLAPILERKASPAHVCPDCGAALQRRKRKKDGSWFWSCSAYPDCKTILPDDNGKPGSPRPKPTLSEHACKVCGKPLVLRSSAKGKFYGCSDYPRCKQIYPVGENGAPVFEGRKGRKEQ; encoded by the coding sequence TTCTTGAACCCGCCTATCCTGAAGCCTACTGCCTGGAATATGCCCAATGGCGACGCGAACATCTGCCCATCATTCCTTCCTCATGGAAATATGTGGTCAAGCGCACGTCGAAAGCACAGCTCGACACCATCGGCAAACTGCTGCGCGACGCCGCCTCCGTCGTCCATGCGGGCGACCCTGACCGGGAAGGTCAGCTTCTTGTTGATGAAGTGCTGGAACATTTCCGCTATCGCGGCCCTGTCTTCCGTATCTGGCTGCCTTCCCTGGATGACCGCTCCGTCAGCATCGCTCTCGGCAACATCACGGACAACGCCGCCAATGCGCCTTTGCGGGACGCCGCCCGCGCCAGAATGATGGCCGACTGGCTGGTCGGCATAAACGCCACCCGCGCCCTGACCATCACAGGCAGAGAAAACGGACGCACGGAAGTGCTTTCCCTCGGCAGAGTCCAGACGCCCACGCTGGCGTTGGTTGTGGCCCGCGACAGGGAGATCGCCCATTTCAAGCCCTCGGATTATTTTGTGCTGCGGGCAAGCATCATCCACCCCCACGGAGAATGTTCCGTCACCTTCGTGCCTTCCGACTCGCAGGACGGACTGGACAGCTCCGGGCGTCTTGTGGACCTTGCTCAGGTTGCCGCCGTTCTGGAATCGGTCAACGGCAAGGAAGGAACGGTTCTGGAATCTCTGCGGGAAAAGAAAACCAGACCCGCCCCCTTGCCTCATTGCCTCTCTTCCCTGCAAAAATCCGCTTCCGCCAGACTCGGCATGTCGGCCAAGCGCGTCCTGGATGTCGCCCAGAGCCTTTATGAAAAGAAACTCACCACCTACCCCAGGACAGACTGCCGCTATCTGCCGGAAGAGCAGCATGGCGAAGCCGCATCCATTCTAAGCCGCCTTGCCGGAGTCTCCGGCCTGGAGCAGCTTGCGGGCAAGGCGGATTCCCGCCTGAAAAGCACGGTCTGGAACACGAAAAAGATTACCGCCCACCACGCCATCATTCCCACCGGGGAACCTGCGGAAAGCCTTGCCGGGGAAGAACGCGCCCTTTTTCTGCTGATCGCCACGGCCTACTGTCTGCAATTTCATCCGCCCATGCGCTATGAAGCCCAGAAAATCGCCGTTGCTCTCGGAGATACCCGATGGGAAGCCTCAGGGCGGCGACTGCTGGAGGCCGGATGGACGGCGCTTTCCAGGGATGACGATGATTCCGATGAACAGGAGCAGGAACTTCTGCCGCTCATGGAACAGGGCGACGCCGTGCGCTGCCGTAACGCGGAAAGCGTGCGGAAAAAGACTTCTCCTCCCTCACGATTCAGCGAGGGGAGCCTGATTGACGCCATGGCCCACGTCCATCTTCTGGTCAAGGACGGTCAGGCGAAAGCCACGCTCAAGGAAAGCAAGGGCCTCGGAACCGAAGCCACCCGCGCCAATATCATTGAGACGCTGAAAGAACGCGGCTATCTCGTCGCCGAGAAAAAATCCATCGTATCCACGCCGCTGGGGCAGGAAATCATCGACCTGACGCCGCCCGCTCTGAAAGACCCCATCACCACCGCCGCATGGGAAGACCAGCTTGAAGCCATCGCCCAGGGCAAGGGCAGTCTGGACGCTTTTCTCTCGGAACAAAAACGTCTTCTGCCGACGCTGCTGGCTCCGATTCTGGAACGCAAAGCCAGCCCCGCCCATGTCTGCCCCGACTGCGGGGCCGCTCTTCAGCGCCGTAAAAGAAAAAAGGACGGCTCATGGTTCTGGAGCTGCTCCGCCTATCCCGACTGCAAGACCATACTTCCCGATGACAACGGCAAACCGGGAAGTCCCAGACCGAAACCCACGCTTTCGGAACACGCCTGCAAAGTCTGCGGCAAGCCTCTCGTCCTGCGCAGCAGCGCCAAAGGGAAGTTCTACGGCTGTTCCGATTATCCCCGCTGCAAGCAGATATATCCGGTCGGAGAAAACGGGGCCCCCGTTTTTGAAGGCCGGAAAGGGAGGAAGGAACAATGA
- a CDS encoding lytic transglycosylase domain-containing protein, translating to MRALCLFLSILCLSPGMAFSAERAKVVVSMTRPLTTGCVLDAARVSGMPPAALFGLLATEGGSMGEALSNTNGTWDLGCFQINTVHVNELAAMGIAPETLLRDGCVNAYAAAWLLRKEYERTGDLWLAIGAYHSRTPHRRDAYIRKVRTNLEELRRRGISSLSSLQEAQP from the coding sequence ATGAGAGCGCTCTGCCTGTTTCTGAGCATCCTTTGTCTGTCTCCCGGCATGGCCTTCTCCGCCGAGCGGGCCAAAGTCGTCGTTTCGATGACACGACCTCTGACCACGGGCTGTGTTCTGGATGCCGCCCGTGTAAGCGGAATGCCTCCGGCCGCGCTTTTCGGTCTGCTCGCCACGGAGGGAGGGAGCATGGGAGAAGCTCTGAGCAACACCAACGGCACCTGGGACCTGGGCTGCTTTCAAATCAACACCGTTCACGTCAATGAACTGGCCGCCATGGGCATAGCCCCGGAAACCCTGCTTCGGGACGGCTGCGTCAACGCCTATGCGGCGGCATGGCTGCTTCGCAAGGAGTATGAACGGACCGGCGATCTCTGGCTGGCCATAGGCGCGTATCATTCCAGAACGCCCCATCGCAGGGATGCCTATATCAGAAAGGTCAGAACGAACCTGGAAGAACTGCGTCGCCGGGGTATCTCCAGCCTCTCTTCCCTTCAGGAGGCGCAGCCGTGA
- a CDS encoding type IV secretory system conjugative DNA transfer family protein, translating to MERKIRGLEDHETQERKRLFRDVRSPLQRLGDTLRLGHVQTGGIFAAGVCLFLFPSLSMPFFIAGLALFAARCVYVEDERLPFRMPLGLSGTDKGDPLPGRRGYARPEGIFFLGNRVQDQKELWLKAKDILTHCLLFGTTGSGKTETLVSLSYNALATGSGLFYIDPKASPKLAVQIWQMARFLGRDDDFRVLNYGTSGKVKGKTPRRLSNTNNPFTFGSAEALTQLLVSLMPASDGANSIFADKAQALISGVMYALVDLRDKGLLKLSTSVIRESLALEKCVALALRAELDEESRASIHAALGTCGWIAGREMKDQPQSFAEQFGYAQSYFGKALSSLTDTYSHIYGAEDGEVDFADAIMQRRVLVVLLPSLEKAPAELASLGKISLSAIRNACAVGLGAHIEGDAADVLEALPTDTVGIGPYLCIVDEYAAIVTPGFEVVLTQGRGLGIAAIVASQDYAGILEADKKGAQQMVANTSIKIFMKMQDAEKTWELIRGQAGQGTVLRTTGFNVNEKISAGYRDAMNTTVEQEDRVVLRDLQEQIEGEAHFIFSGQIVRGTMFFANPSLKKAQLRVPQLVQLSQEKHYDHAA from the coding sequence ATGGAACGAAAAATCAGAGGTCTTGAAGACCACGAAACACAGGAACGGAAACGGCTCTTCCGGGATGTGCGCTCCCCGCTGCAACGCCTGGGAGACACGCTCAGGCTCGGCCATGTGCAAACCGGCGGCATCTTTGCGGCGGGGGTGTGTCTTTTTCTTTTTCCCTCGCTCTCCATGCCGTTCTTTATCGCCGGGCTTGCTCTGTTTGCCGCCCGCTGCGTCTATGTCGAAGACGAAAGGCTGCCTTTCCGAATGCCGCTCGGTCTCTCCGGCACGGATAAAGGCGATCCTCTGCCCGGCAGACGCGGCTACGCCAGACCGGAGGGCATCTTCTTCCTGGGAAACAGGGTACAGGACCAGAAAGAACTCTGGCTGAAGGCCAAGGACATTCTTACCCACTGCCTGCTTTTCGGCACCACCGGTTCCGGCAAGACGGAAACCCTCGTTTCCCTTTCATACAATGCTCTGGCTACGGGAAGCGGGCTGTTCTACATCGACCCGAAAGCAAGTCCGAAACTCGCCGTACAGATATGGCAGATGGCCCGCTTTCTGGGACGGGACGACGACTTCCGCGTACTGAACTACGGCACTTCCGGCAAAGTCAAAGGAAAAACTCCGCGCCGTCTTTCCAACACCAACAATCCCTTCACCTTCGGCAGTGCGGAAGCCCTGACGCAGCTTCTTGTTTCCCTCATGCCCGCGTCCGACGGGGCGAACAGCATCTTTGCCGACAAGGCGCAGGCGTTGATTTCCGGCGTCATGTACGCCCTGGTGGACCTGCGCGACAAAGGGCTGCTCAAGCTCTCCACCAGCGTCATCCGTGAATCGCTGGCGCTTGAAAAATGTGTCGCCCTCGCGCTGCGGGCGGAGCTTGATGAAGAGTCCCGCGCCTCCATCCATGCGGCTCTCGGCACCTGCGGCTGGATTGCCGGACGGGAAATGAAAGACCAGCCCCAGTCCTTTGCGGAGCAGTTCGGCTATGCCCAGAGCTACTTCGGAAAGGCCCTTTCCAGCCTGACGGACACCTATTCCCACATCTACGGGGCTGAAGACGGAGAAGTCGATTTTGCCGACGCCATCATGCAGCGCCGCGTGCTGGTCGTTCTTCTGCCTTCGCTGGAAAAAGCCCCCGCAGAACTGGCCAGCCTCGGAAAAATCAGCCTCTCCGCCATACGCAACGCCTGTGCCGTGGGCCTCGGCGCACATATTGAAGGCGACGCCGCCGACGTGCTGGAAGCCCTGCCCACGGACACTGTGGGCATCGGCCCGTATCTGTGCATCGTGGATGAATATGCGGCCATCGTCACCCCCGGCTTTGAGGTCGTGCTGACACAGGGGCGCGGTCTCGGCATAGCCGCCATCGTCGCCTCCCAGGATTACGCCGGTATTCTGGAAGCGGACAAAAAAGGCGCGCAGCAGATGGTGGCCAACACCTCCATAAAAATCTTCATGAAAATGCAGGACGCGGAAAAAACCTGGGAACTCATACGGGGACAGGCCGGCCAAGGCACCGTCCTCCGCACCACCGGCTTCAATGTCAACGAAAAAATAAGCGCAGGTTACCGCGACGCCATGAACACCACCGTGGAACAGGAAGACCGCGTCGTCCTGCGCGACTTGCAGGAACAGATCGAAGGCGAAGCCCATTTCATCTTCAGCGGGCAAATCGTCCGGGGCACCATGTTCTTTGCCAACCCTTCCCTGAAAAAAGCGCAGCTGCGCGTCCCCCAGCTTGTGCAGCTCTCCCAGGAGAAACACTATGACCATGCGGCATAA
- a CDS encoding type II toxin-antitoxin system PemK/MazF family toxin: protein MRRGDIYLVTLDPTEGHEQQGTRPVLVISPDEFNRVTQVPVVLPITSGGNFARTAGFAVSLSGCGTRTTGVVRCDQPRALDLRARSGRRLEQVPPVIMDEVLARLATIFS, encoded by the coding sequence ATGCGGCGTGGTGATATTTATCTGGTGACGCTTGATCCTACAGAAGGGCATGAGCAACAGGGAACGCGACCGGTGTTGGTGATTTCTCCCGACGAGTTCAACAGAGTGACGCAGGTTCCCGTAGTGTTGCCGATTACCAGCGGGGGGAATTTTGCCCGTACTGCAGGATTCGCCGTGTCGCTCAGCGGATGCGGCACGCGTACTACAGGAGTAGTTCGTTGTGACCAGCCCAGGGCGCTGGACTTGCGGGCGAGATCCGGCAGACGGCTGGAACAAGTACCGCCCGTCATTATGGATGAAGTTCTTGCAAGGTTGGCGACCATTTTCAGCTAG
- a CDS encoding SNF2-related protein, protein MQRIRPAGEPAGDVGLGDFGKLRGGDEPENYRISPEEQLGVGGAKKKYADNLAAIRLLKQLQANGAKLATPEEKSTLVHFVGWGGLPQVFDPKNDKWAAEYRELQGVLSPDEYAAARRSTQDAHYTSETVIRGIYQGLSRLGVETGKELHILEPSAGIGNFIGLCPESFQARFLAVELEPTTAAIAAYLYPKARHINNGFQTIPLNTPSFDLAVGNPPFGNQSLYDPEFPELKKFSIHNYFLAKSMRLLREGGIAAFVVSRYFMDAVDSSAREHIAGYADFLGAVRLPETAFRQNALTDVTTDIVFFQKHNGENKRSLEWLHTSSMEVDDFKHGGRRTAVVNSYFASRPEQIIGRMAYSGGMFEDSLNCVSDASQTDLGEEIARRLDALPAVQFSPLPSAEVREAESGLNHDFLASDYFQSLKMGALCVEPQSRKIVFKTSGEFGDGGYEPVTVKNETARLRLASMIQLRDTLRELLNEEKGEGSESRMANLRQRLNTQYDAFVKKYGHLNSQTNRSLMREDPEHALLESLEADYDKGISPDVARKTGRQARPASARKAAVFRQRVLKPATLAQQAESPKDALVIALRESGKVDFARMEQLLGRSTDVIQRDLQEQGLIFLNPATELWEIRDKYLTGNVRAKLRQARDAASSDPRFLPNVEALTEALPPDIEAVDIGVKFGSAWLPPSVISDFIEHLHGGKGSQQVDYLPTLGRWSVRVYLYDAALNTNVWGIPEYPAEKIIEALLMNKPIKVEKETGQRDEQGRPITVLDQELTAAAMQKADEIKQAFTDWIWTDDDRRASLSRLYNDRFNTNVPPRYDGSHLELVGASSEVKLRPHQKDAVWRAIQEGTALFDHVVGAGKTMACIATIMESKRMGFVSKPMVVVPNHLLHQWRDEFYKLYPNAHILVADKTDFTKQNRERLFSRIATGDWDAVIVAHSSFRKIDMPHDIQREILKEQIDAVLEAIEAVKEAEGGRATVKQLEKQRENMEARYELLLAGTGKKDTSVDFADLGVDALFVDESHEFKNLAYQTTMNVSGLGNITGSAKALDLFIKCRYLQRKNEGRGVYFLTGTPISNTIAEVYTLQRYMQYEELQAKGIDHFDSWASTFGQVTSGWELDATGVNYKLKSRFAKFQNIPELLAMYRTFADVVTKNDLDEQAKQAGLRPLTPPVTDGKPYNDVAERSGEQAAYMEKIINRMENLPPDPRLDNPLKITNDARKAGLDYRLIEPHADDFAGSKVNAAVERIYQIWSDTAADRGTQLVFCDLSTPKGGRTPTSAPDNRNDLELETLLNVDGTLLPEQKDEEPHGTTQAETNDSGEDTSVASDMDAVIALSSKFSVYDDIRSKLVARGIPPEEIAFIHEANTDIRKAKLFSDMNAGHVRILLGSTSKMGAGMNVQKRLVAAHHLDAPWRPSDLEQRNGRIIRQGNLFYERDPEHFSVGIYNYATKQTYDARMWQTIEYKAAAIEQFRKGDLLQRVIDDVQSEAANAAEMKAAASGNPLILMQVQLAADLRKLEALYSQHQRGQHRLRDRLKWLNGTDERLAKAESAYAANIRHRDSHTHIVKEKDKEKIRIELFAGDKMLTDRDGEKIKDILLGCVKEITRNAGARVLFGSYRGFAMHLERYAQSFGGKEGFRIVVTGTDGQEFKPDNLVYLFDDKLSLSGLFQRMDNFLAKGFDEAMEKFRETCRHEKAELETTREALGREFPQKEELTLARENHSAIIRELQRMQDDASYVSHWTPKTSDAGADTTPAEETRQETPDAPFSMADAAPKDHRVCTLTFGEQGNQTEYAVTHSPVGYLLNRSHVRETTRWPIHCLYDDNLWHSLVKGPPGVRFKQFESREDALNFARQDAALLGFADAMTHPEKDLSAASATEGDSYRQAMEKAGFRPSGMDFYGKQEHELKVETGDGGTFELRIFQTKEGKVGLRVQYEKDHIINGARTVHASFDTLKETLDYVSSYKNMAETQNITATPVQETFSMRMR, encoded by the coding sequence GTGCAGCGAATCCGCCCGGCAGGCGAGCCTGCGGGGGATGTCGGACTGGGAGATTTTGGAAAGCTGCGGGGTGGAGATGAACCTGAAAATTACCGGATAAGCCCGGAAGAACAGCTTGGTGTCGGCGGCGCAAAGAAAAAATATGCGGATAACCTCGCCGCCATACGTCTGCTGAAGCAGCTCCAGGCCAACGGCGCGAAACTGGCCACCCCGGAAGAAAAAAGCACGCTGGTGCATTTTGTCGGATGGGGTGGTCTTCCGCAGGTCTTTGACCCCAAAAACGACAAATGGGCGGCGGAATACCGGGAACTTCAAGGCGTACTCTCCCCCGATGAATACGCGGCCGCCCGGCGCTCCACACAGGACGCTCACTATACCTCGGAAACCGTCATCAGGGGCATCTATCAGGGGCTTTCCAGACTCGGCGTTGAAACGGGAAAGGAACTCCACATTCTCGAACCTTCGGCGGGTATCGGCAATTTTATCGGACTTTGCCCGGAAAGTTTCCAGGCCCGGTTCCTGGCCGTGGAACTGGAACCGACAACAGCGGCCATTGCCGCATACCTGTACCCCAAAGCCCGCCACATCAATAACGGCTTTCAGACCATCCCCCTCAACACGCCGAGTTTCGACCTTGCAGTGGGCAATCCTCCTTTCGGGAATCAGTCTCTCTACGACCCCGAATTTCCCGAACTGAAAAAATTTTCCATCCACAACTATTTTCTCGCCAAGTCCATGCGCCTGCTGCGCGAGGGCGGCATAGCCGCCTTTGTGGTCAGCCGTTACTTCATGGATGCCGTCGATTCCTCCGCCCGCGAACATATCGCGGGATATGCCGACTTCCTGGGCGCGGTGCGCCTGCCTGAAACCGCTTTCCGGCAAAATGCCCTGACGGATGTCACCACCGACATCGTTTTCTTTCAAAAGCACAACGGCGAAAACAAGCGGAGTCTGGAGTGGCTCCACACGTCCAGCATGGAAGTGGACGACTTCAAGCACGGCGGCAGGCGCACCGCCGTGGTCAACAGCTACTTCGCTTCCCGCCCGGAACAGATCATCGGAAGAATGGCGTATTCCGGGGGCATGTTCGAGGACAGCCTGAACTGCGTGTCCGATGCGTCTCAGACAGACCTCGGCGAAGAAATAGCCCGGCGTCTGGACGCGCTGCCTGCCGTGCAGTTCAGCCCCTTACCCTCTGCCGAAGTCCGTGAAGCCGAATCCGGTCTCAATCATGACTTCCTGGCTTCCGACTACTTCCAGTCCCTGAAAATGGGCGCACTCTGCGTTGAACCTCAAAGCAGAAAAATCGTCTTCAAGACTTCCGGGGAGTTCGGCGACGGAGGTTATGAACCCGTCACCGTAAAAAATGAAACCGCCCGACTGCGCCTGGCTTCCATGATTCAGCTCAGGGATACCCTGCGTGAGCTGCTCAATGAGGAAAAAGGCGAAGGAAGTGAAAGTCGTATGGCGAACCTGCGCCAGCGGCTCAACACGCAATACGACGCCTTTGTCAAAAAATACGGGCACCTTAACTCACAAACCAACCGCAGCCTCATGCGGGAAGACCCTGAACACGCTCTGCTGGAATCCCTGGAAGCGGACTACGACAAGGGCATTTCGCCGGATGTGGCCCGCAAGACCGGCAGACAGGCCAGACCCGCTTCCGCCAGAAAAGCTGCCGTATTCCGACAGCGTGTGCTTAAACCGGCGACGCTCGCCCAACAGGCGGAAAGCCCCAAGGATGCCCTTGTCATAGCGCTTCGGGAAAGCGGCAAGGTGGACTTTGCCCGCATGGAACAGCTTCTCGGACGCTCCACCGATGTCATTCAGCGGGACTTGCAGGAACAGGGCCTTATTTTTCTCAACCCCGCCACGGAACTCTGGGAAATCAGGGATAAGTATCTCACGGGCAATGTCCGGGCAAAACTGCGTCAGGCACGGGACGCCGCAAGCTCCGACCCTCGCTTTCTGCCCAATGTGGAAGCGCTTACGGAGGCTCTGCCGCCCGACATAGAAGCCGTGGACATCGGCGTCAAGTTCGGCTCCGCCTGGCTTCCTCCTTCCGTCATATCGGACTTCATCGAACATCTGCATGGCGGAAAAGGCTCTCAGCAGGTGGATTACCTGCCCACGCTCGGTCGATGGAGCGTCCGTGTCTATCTGTACGATGCCGCGCTGAATACCAACGTCTGGGGCATCCCGGAATACCCTGCGGAAAAAATCATTGAAGCCCTTCTGATGAACAAGCCCATCAAGGTGGAAAAGGAAACCGGCCAGCGCGACGAACAGGGCAGACCCATCACGGTTCTGGACCAGGAGCTGACCGCCGCAGCCATGCAGAAGGCCGACGAAATAAAACAGGCCTTCACGGACTGGATATGGACGGATGACGACAGAAGAGCCAGCCTGTCCAGGCTCTACAACGACCGCTTCAACACGAACGTGCCTCCCAGGTATGACGGCTCCCATCTTGAGCTGGTCGGCGCTTCTTCAGAAGTAAAACTTCGGCCTCACCAGAAGGATGCCGTCTGGCGGGCCATTCAGGAAGGCACGGCCCTGTTCGATCACGTCGTCGGCGCGGGAAAGACCATGGCCTGCATAGCGACCATCATGGAATCCAAGCGCATGGGCTTTGTTTCCAAACCGATGGTGGTCGTACCCAACCACCTTCTCCACCAGTGGCGGGATGAGTTCTACAAGCTCTATCCCAATGCCCATATTCTGGTGGCGGACAAGACCGACTTCACCAAACAGAACCGGGAACGGCTTTTTTCCCGTATTGCGACCGGAGACTGGGACGCCGTTATCGTCGCGCACAGCTCCTTCCGTAAAATCGACATGCCTCACGACATTCAGCGGGAGATTCTGAAGGAGCAGATTGATGCGGTGCTGGAAGCCATTGAGGCCGTGAAGGAGGCGGAAGGAGGCCGGGCCACGGTCAAGCAGCTTGAAAAGCAGCGGGAAAACATGGAAGCCCGCTATGAACTTCTGCTCGCAGGAACGGGGAAAAAGGATACCTCCGTTGATTTCGCCGACCTGGGCGTGGACGCGCTCTTTGTGGACGAAAGCCACGAGTTCAAGAACCTTGCCTACCAGACCACCATGAACGTCTCCGGTCTGGGCAATATCACAGGTTCGGCCAAGGCGCTCGATCTCTTCATCAAATGCCGCTACCTGCAACGGAAAAACGAAGGCCGGGGCGTGTACTTTCTGACCGGCACCCCCATATCGAACACCATTGCCGAAGTATACACGCTCCAGCGCTACATGCAGTATGAGGAATTGCAGGCCAAGGGCATAGACCATTTTGACTCCTGGGCCTCCACCTTCGGCCAGGTCACAAGCGGCTGGGAACTCGACGCCACAGGGGTGAACTACAAGCTCAAAAGCCGCTTCGCCAAATTCCAGAACATCCCGGAACTGCTTGCCATGTACCGGACCTTTGCCGATGTCGTCACCAAAAACGATCTGGATGAACAGGCAAAGCAGGCAGGGCTGCGCCCCCTGACGCCTCCCGTCACTGATGGAAAGCCGTATAACGATGTAGCCGAACGCTCCGGGGAGCAGGCTGCCTACATGGAAAAAATCATCAACCGCATGGAAAACCTTCCTCCCGACCCGCGTTTGGACAATCCGCTCAAAATCACCAACGACGCCCGCAAGGCCGGTCTGGACTATCGCCTGATAGAACCGCACGCGGATGATTTCGCAGGTTCCAAGGTCAACGCCGCCGTTGAACGCATCTATCAAATTTGGAGCGACACGGCGGCGGACAGAGGCACGCAGCTTGTCTTCTGCGATTTGTCCACCCCCAAGGGCGGCAGAACTCCGACTTCCGCACCGGACAACCGTAACGACCTGGAATTGGAAACTCTGCTGAACGTGGACGGCACGCTTCTGCCTGAACAGAAGGATGAGGAACCTCATGGAACAACACAGGCCGAAACGAACGACAGCGGTGAAGACACCTCCGTCGCTTCCGATATGGATGCCGTCATTGCGCTGTCATCAAAGTTTTCCGTCTATGACGACATACGAAGCAAACTTGTCGCGCGCGGGATTCCGCCGGAAGAAATCGCCTTCATCCATGAGGCCAACACCGACATCCGCAAGGCAAAACTCTTTTCCGACATGAATGCCGGCCATGTTCGTATCCTGCTCGGCTCCACCAGCAAGATGGGCGCTGGCATGAACGTCCAGAAACGTCTGGTGGCCGCACATCATCTTGATGCCCCCTGGCGGCCTTCCGACCTGGAACAGCGCAACGGGCGCATTATCCGCCAGGGCAACCTGTTCTATGAGCGCGACCCGGAACACTTTTCCGTGGGCATTTACAACTATGCCACCAAACAGACGTATGACGCCAGGATGTGGCAGACCATAGAGTACAAGGCGGCTGCCATCGAGCAGTTCCGCAAGGGCGATCTGCTCCAGCGCGTTATCGACGACGTGCAGAGCGAGGCCGCCAACGCCGCCGAAATGAAGGCCGCAGCTTCAGGCAATCCGCTGATTCTCATGCAGGTTCAGCTTGCCGCAGACCTTCGCAAGCTGGAAGCCCTGTATTCCCAGCATCAGCGGGGACAGCATCGTCTGCGCGACAGGCTGAAGTGGCTCAACGGAACCGATGAGCGTCTTGCCAAGGCGGAAAGCGCCTACGCCGCCAACATCCGGCACCGGGACAGCCACACCCATATCGTCAAGGAAAAAGACAAGGAAAAAATCCGTATAGAACTCTTTGCGGGAGACAAGATGCTGACGGACAGAGACGGCGAAAAAATAAAGGATATTCTGCTCGGCTGCGTGAAGGAGATCACGCGCAATGCCGGAGCCAGGGTACTGTTCGGCTCCTATCGGGGATTCGCCATGCACCTTGAACGCTATGCCCAGTCCTTCGGCGGCAAGGAGGGGTTCAGAATCGTTGTGACAGGTACGGATGGACAGGAGTTCAAGCCGGACAATCTCGTCTATCTCTTTGACGACAAACTCAGTCTTTCCGGTCTGTTCCAGCGCATGGACAACTTCCTGGCCAAAGGTTTCGATGAAGCCATGGAAAAATTCCGGGAAACCTGCCGTCATGAAAAGGCGGAACTGGAAACAACCAGAGAAGCGCTCGGCAGGGAGTTTCCCCAGAAGGAGGAACTGACCCTGGCGCGGGAAAATCATAGCGCCATCATCCGGGAGTTGCAGCGTATGCAGGATGACGCGAGCTATGTTTCCCACTGGACACCAAAGACTTCCGACGCCGGGGCCGACACGACTCCGGCAGAAGAGACCAGGCAGGAAACTCCCGACGCCCCCTTCTCCATGGCAGACGCGGCACCGAAAGACCACCGTGTCTGTACGCTTACCTTTGGTGAGCAGGGGAACCAGACGGAGTACGCCGTCACGCACAGTCCGGTCGGGTATCTTCTGAACCGTTCCCATGTGCGTGAAACTACGAGGTGGCCCATCCATTGCCTGTATGACGACAATCTCTGGCACTCCCTTGTGAAAGGCCCGCCCGGTGTCCGCTTCAAGCAGTTTGAGAGCAGAGAAGACGCCCTGAATTTCGCACGCCAGGATGCCGCCCTGCTCGGTTTTGCCGATGCCATGACGCATCCTGAGAAGGATCTCTCCGCAGCTTCGGCAACGGAGGGCGACTCCTATCGCCAAGCCATGGAAAAAGCCGGATTCCGACCTTCCGGCATGGATTTTTACGGCAAACAGGAACACGAGTTGAAGGTGGAAACGGGTGACGGCGGAACATTTGAACTGAGAATATTCCAGACGAAAGAGGGGAAAGTCGGCCTGCGTGTTCAGTATGAAAAAGACCATATCATCAACGGTGCGCGAACCGTCCACGCATCTTTTGATACGCTCAAGGAAACTCTGGACTATGTCAGTTCCTATAAGAATATGGCGGAGACGCAAAACATCACCGCCACTCCTGTGCAGGAGACTTTCTCCATGCGAATGAGATAA